One window from the genome of Deinococcus sp. NW-56 encodes:
- the ppsA gene encoding phosphoenolpyruvate synthase, with protein sequence MDMIRWFQTLRMTDVEVVGGKNASIGEMIQGLAGAGVRVPGGFATTADAFRAFLTQNGIEERINTRLAALDVNDVVALADAGREIRGWVEGGELPAELETAIRDGYAQLAQESGGVDPDVAVRSSATAEDLPEASFAGQQETFLNVRGIDSVLHHVRLVFASLYNDRAISYRVHHNFEHADVALSAGVQRMVRTDLGVSGVAFTLDTESGYRDAVLVTAAYGLGELVVQGAVNPDEYFVYKPALKAGKRAVLRRTLGSKARKMIYAEGGGVASVDVPEAEQRRFCLSDDDLTELARQCVTIEEHYGRPMDIEWGKDGRDGLIYILQARPETVQSRAGRTLERFELQGKGEVLVEGRAVGNRIGAGTVRVVRDPAEMDQVQDGDVLVADMTDPDWEPVMKRASAIVTNRGGRTCHAAIIARELGIPAVVGTGNATRELRSGQAVTVSCAEGDTGFVYDGKLPFRVNRVELDAMPEVGMKIMMNVASPDRAFSFAALPNEGVGLARVEFVISNVIGIHPRALLDYPNVPDDVRAQIEEKTAGYASPRDFFREKLAEGVASIAAAFAPKPVIVRLSDFKSNEYAHLIGGPAYEPQEENPMIGFRGASRYRSPDFAAAFALECEAIREVRGGMGLTNVQVMIPFVRTVGEAQAVIEVLERNGLRRGENGLKVIMMCEIPSNAILADQFLEHFDGFSIGSNDLTQLTLALDRDSGLVADLFDEQNEAVLVLMSQAISAAKRAGKYIGICGQGPSDHPALAQWLMDQGIDSVSLNPDSVLSTWLSLAGEPEAARA encoded by the coding sequence ATGGACATGATTCGCTGGTTCCAGACACTAAGGATGACCGACGTGGAGGTCGTGGGCGGCAAGAACGCCTCCATCGGCGAGATGATCCAGGGCCTCGCCGGGGCTGGGGTACGGGTGCCCGGCGGCTTCGCCACGACCGCCGACGCCTTCCGCGCGTTCCTGACCCAGAACGGGATTGAGGAACGCATCAACACCCGCCTCGCGGCCCTCGACGTGAACGACGTGGTGGCCCTCGCGGACGCCGGGCGCGAGATTCGCGGCTGGGTGGAGGGCGGCGAACTGCCCGCCGAGTTGGAAACGGCCATTCGGGACGGCTACGCGCAGCTCGCCCAGGAGTCCGGGGGCGTGGACCCTGACGTGGCCGTGCGGTCGAGCGCGACGGCGGAAGACCTGCCCGAAGCCTCCTTCGCGGGGCAGCAGGAGACCTTCCTGAACGTGCGGGGCATCGACTCGGTGCTGCACCACGTCCGGCTCGTCTTCGCTTCCCTCTACAACGACCGGGCAATCTCTTACCGCGTTCACCACAACTTCGAGCACGCGGACGTGGCGCTCTCGGCAGGGGTGCAGCGGATGGTGCGGACCGACCTCGGCGTGTCGGGGGTGGCCTTTACCCTGGACACCGAGAGCGGCTACCGGGACGCGGTGCTGGTGACGGCGGCGTATGGGCTGGGCGAACTCGTCGTGCAGGGGGCCGTGAACCCCGACGAATACTTCGTGTACAAGCCCGCGCTGAAGGCTGGCAAGCGGGCGGTGCTGCGCCGCACCCTGGGCAGTAAGGCCCGCAAGATGATCTATGCCGAGGGCGGCGGCGTTGCGTCGGTGGACGTGCCCGAAGCCGAGCAGCGCCGCTTCTGCCTCAGCGACGACGACCTCACCGAACTCGCCCGCCAGTGCGTGACCATCGAGGAGCACTACGGGCGCCCGATGGACATCGAGTGGGGCAAGGACGGACGCGACGGGCTCATTTACATCCTCCAGGCCCGGCCCGAGACGGTGCAGAGCCGCGCCGGGCGCACGCTGGAACGCTTCGAGCTGCAAGGCAAAGGTGAGGTGCTGGTCGAAGGCCGCGCGGTGGGCAACCGCATTGGCGCGGGGACGGTGCGGGTGGTGCGCGATCCCGCCGAGATGGACCAGGTGCAGGACGGCGACGTGCTGGTCGCCGACATGACCGACCCCGACTGGGAACCGGTGATGAAGCGGGCGTCGGCCATCGTGACCAACCGGGGCGGGCGTACCTGCCACGCGGCGATCATCGCGCGTGAGCTGGGGATTCCGGCGGTCGTGGGCACCGGCAATGCCACCCGTGAACTCCGCAGCGGGCAGGCCGTGACAGTCAGTTGCGCGGAGGGCGACACCGGCTTCGTGTACGACGGAAAGCTCCCCTTCCGCGTCAACCGCGTTGAGCTGGACGCGATGCCGGAAGTTGGTATGAAGATCATGATGAACGTGGCCTCGCCCGACCGTGCCTTCTCCTTCGCGGCGCTGCCGAACGAGGGTGTGGGGCTGGCCCGCGTCGAGTTCGTGATCTCCAACGTGATCGGGATTCACCCCCGCGCCCTGCTGGACTACCCGAACGTGCCGGACGACGTGCGGGCGCAGATCGAGGAGAAGACCGCCGGGTACGCCTCGCCACGCGACTTCTTCCGCGAGAAGCTGGCCGAGGGCGTGGCGAGCATCGCGGCAGCCTTCGCGCCCAAGCCGGTGATCGTGCGCCTCTCGGACTTCAAGAGCAACGAGTACGCGCACCTGATCGGCGGCCCCGCCTACGAGCCGCAGGAAGAGAACCCGATGATCGGCTTCCGGGGCGCCTCCCGCTACCGCTCGCCCGACTTCGCCGCCGCCTTCGCGCTGGAGTGCGAGGCGATCCGCGAGGTGCGGGGCGGCATGGGCCTGACGAACGTGCAGGTCATGATTCCCTTCGTCCGCACGGTGGGCGAAGCGCAGGCCGTGATCGAGGTCTTGGAGCGCAATGGCCTGCGCCGGGGCGAGAATGGCCTGAAGGTCATCATGATGTGCGAGATTCCCTCCAACGCGATCCTGGCCGACCAGTTCCTCGAACACTTCGACGGCTTCTCCATCGGGTCGAACGACCTGACCCAGCTCACGCTGGCGCTCGACCGCGACTCCGGGCTGGTGGCCGACCTGTTCGACGAGCAGAACGAGGCGGTGCTCGTGCTGATGAGTCAGGCGATCTCGGCGGCGAAGCGGGCCGGGAAGTACATCGGCATCTGCGGGCAGGGACCGAGCGACCACCCCGCGCTCGCGCAGTGGTTGATGGATCAGGGCATCGACTCGGTGAGCCTGAATCCCGACTCGGTGCTGTCCACCTGGCTTTCGCTGGCGGGCGAGCCGGAGGCGGCGCGGGCCTGA
- a CDS encoding pyruvate, water dikinase regulatory protein, which produces MTPSRTVLIVSDHTGLTAETTARALLAHFPGQPLRYLQRPFVATVEAARGVAREVSALAGRGERPLIFTTVTDAAVLRELEGAPAHLFDLLGPGLTALEAEFGMPAARSVGRYHDMHDQTGYLARMDALDFALATDDGVGDKQYGLSDVILVGVSRAGKTPTSLFLALQHGVRASNYPLAEDDFERESLPIPLEGHRTKLHGLTIDPRRLHAIRTQRRAGSRYASLEQCEHEVRRAERLFQRAGIPVRDTTSASVEEIAAGILAQIRRG; this is translated from the coding sequence ATGACCCCGTCCCGCACCGTCCTGATCGTCTCCGACCACACCGGACTGACCGCCGAGACCACCGCGCGGGCGCTGCTGGCGCACTTTCCGGGGCAGCCGCTGCGCTACTTGCAGCGCCCCTTCGTCGCCACGGTCGAGGCGGCGCGGGGCGTCGCGCGGGAGGTCTCGGCGCTGGCGGGGCGGGGCGAGCGGCCCCTGATCTTTACCACCGTCACCGACGCCGCCGTGCTGCGCGAGCTGGAGGGGGCGCCCGCCCACCTCTTCGACCTGCTCGGTCCCGGCCTCACGGCGCTGGAGGCCGAGTTCGGGATGCCCGCCGCCCGCAGCGTGGGCCGCTACCACGACATGCACGACCAGACCGGCTACCTCGCCCGGATGGACGCCCTCGACTTCGCCCTCGCCACCGACGACGGGGTGGGCGACAAGCAGTACGGCCTCTCGGACGTGATTCTGGTCGGCGTCTCGCGGGCCGGAAAGACGCCCACCAGCCTCTTTCTGGCCCTCCAGCACGGGGTCCGCGCGAGCAACTACCCGCTGGCGGAAGACGACTTCGAGCGCGAGTCGCTGCCCATTCCGCTGGAGGGCCACCGCACCAAGCTGCACGGCCTGACCATCGACCCCCGCCGCCTGCACGCCATCCGCACCCAGCGCCGCGCCGGAAGCCGCTACGCCAGCCTTGAACAGTGCGAGCACGAGGTTCGGCGGGCCGAGCGCCTCTTTCAGCGGGCCGGGATTCCGGTGCGCGACACCACCTCCGCCAGCGTGGAGGAGATCGCGGCGGGGATTCTGGCGCAGATTCGGCGGGGGTAG